A stretch of Primulina tabacum isolate GXHZ01 chromosome 13, ASM2559414v2, whole genome shotgun sequence DNA encodes these proteins:
- the LOC142523171 gene encoding calcium-transporting ATPase 2, plasma membrane-type-like, whose translation MESLLSEKWDVKPKHASAETLQRWRDLCGLVKNPKRRFRFTANLSKRHEAAAMRKTNQEKLRIAVLVSKAAFQFIQGVQPSDYTAPKEVEAAGFQICADEIGSIVECHDVKKLKFHGGASGLAEKLATSSTDGLSTDTESLSRREQIYGINKFQESEIRNFWVFVWEALQDMTLMILGVCAFISLIVGIATEGWPKGAHDGLGIVASILLVVFVTATSDYRQSLQFKDLDKEKKKITIQVTRNGYRQKMSIYELLAGDIVHLAIGDQVPADGLFLSGFSVLIDESSLTGESEPVMVSPDNPFLLSGTKVQDGSCKMLVTTVGMRTQWGKLMATLSEGGDEETPLQVKLNGVATIIGKIGLCFAVVTFAVLVQKMVGSKWHEGTMFRWSGDDALELLEYFAIAVTIVVVAVPEGLPLAVTLSLAFAMKKMMDDKALVRNLAACETMGSATTICSDKTGTLTTNHMTVVKSCICMEVKDLSEPRTASALHSELPETVVKTLLQSIFNNTGGEVVVNKQGKREILGTPTETAILEFGLSLGGNFREERQAYKLVKVEPFNSTKKRMGVVLELPGHGLRAHTKGASEIILAACEKVIDSNGKVVPLDEASMCHLKEIIDQFASEALRTLCLAYIELASGFSPNDAIPASGYTCIGIVGIKDPVRPGVRESVALCRSAGVTVRMVTGDNINTAKAIARECGILTEDGIAIEGPVFREKSMEELLELIPKIQVMARSSPLDKHTLVKHLRTTFNEVVAVTGDGTNDAPALHEADIGLAMGIAGTEVAKESADVIILDDNFSTIVTVAKWGRSVYVNIQKFVQFQLTVNVVALVVNFSSACLTGTAPLTAVQLLWVNMIMDTLGALALATEPPSDELMKRSPVGRKGNFISAVMWRNILGQSLYQFLVIWFLQACGKTIFMLHSCPDSDLILNTIIFNSFVFCQLFNEVNSREMEKINVLDGILDNYVFVSVLGSTVLFQFIIIEYLGTFANTTPLTFMQWFFCIFFGFLGMPIAVVLKRIPLEG comes from the exons ATGGAGAGTTTATTGAGTGAGAAATGGGACGTCAAGCCGAAGCATGCGTCGGCGGAGACGTTGCAGCGCTGGAGGGATCTCTGTGGGCTGGTTAAGAACCCCAAGCGAAGGTTCAGATTCACTGCTAATTTATCCAAGCGCCACGAGGCTGCTGCCATGCGCAAAACTAATCAG gAGAAGTTGAGAATTGCAGTCCTGGTCTCAAAAGCTGCCTTCCAATTCATACAAG GTGTGCAGCCGAGTGATTACACTGCACCTAAGGAAGTTGAAGCTGCTGGTTTTCAGATTTGTGCTGATGAAATAGGGTCCATAGTCGAATGTCACGATGTTAAAAAGCTAAAGTTCCATGGGGGGGCATCTGGCCTTGCAGAAAAGCTCGCCACAAGCTCCACAGATGGGCTTTCTACTGATACTGAATCTCTTAGTCGAAGAGAACAGATTTATGGCATCAATAAGTTTCAAGAAAGCGAAATTCGAAACTTTTGGGTGTTTGTTTGGGAAGCCCTTCAAGATATGACTCTCATGATTCTTGGCGTATGCGCGTTTATTTCTTTGATAGTCGGCATTGCCACCGAGGGATGGCCTAAGGGAGCTCATGATGGACTCGGGATCGTTGCTAGTATCTTGCTGGTTGTCTTTGTAACAGCTACAAGTGATTATCGTCAGTCTTTGCAATTCAAAGATTTGGACAAGgaaaagaagaaaattaccATCCAAGTTACAAGAAACGGGTACAGACAGAAGATGTCGATTTATGAGCTTCTTGCTGGTGATATTGTGCACCTTGCAATTGGCGATCAAGTCCCTGCAGATGGCCTTTTTCTTTCAGGATTCTCTGTTTTGATCGACGAATCTAGTCTGACTGGAGAAAGCGAGCCGGTTATGGTTAGTCCCGATAATCCATTTCTTCTCTCTGGAACCAAGGTCCAAGATGGCTCGTGCAAGATGCTTGTTACCACTGTTGGCATGAGAACTCAGTGGGGGAAGTTAATGGCAACGCTAAGTGAAGGAGGAGATGAGGAAACACCGTTGCAAGTTAAACTAAATGGGGTGGCGACTATTATTGGAAAGATAGGCCTCTGTTTTGCTGTGGTGACATTTGCTGTTTTAGTCCAAAAAATGGTTGGCAGTAAATGGCACGAGGGAACAATGTTTCGCTGGTCTGGAGACGATGCTTTAGAGTTATTAGAATACTTTGCCATTGCAGTTACCATTGTCGTTGTAGCAGTTCCTGAGGGCCTCCCTCTAGCCGTGACATTGAGCCTTGCTTTTGCCATGAAAAAAATGATGGACGATAAAGCTCTCGTACGAAACTTGGCTGCCTGTGAGACCATGGGGTCGGCCACAACCATATGTAGTGACAAGACCGGGACATTGACGACTAATCACATGACAGTGGTGAAATCATGCATTTGTATGGAGGTCAAGGATCTGAGCGAACCAAGAACTGCATCTGCTCTACACTCTGAGCTCCCCGAAACCGTAGTTAAGACCCTGTTGCAGTCGATTTTCAACAATACTGGTGGAGAAGTGGTGGTTAACAAGCAAGGAAAACGAGAGATTTTGGGGACTCCAACTGAGACAGCCATCTTGGAGTTTGGACTATCTCTTGGGGGCAATTTTCGGGAAGAAAGACAAGCGTATAAGTTAGTGAAAGTAGAACCATTTAACTCCACAAAGAAGAGGATGGGTGTTGTGTTGGAGCTTCCAGGACACGGCCTTAGAGCTCATACTAAAGGTGCTTCAGAGATTATTCTTGCTGCATGTGAAAAGGTGATTGATTCTAATGGTAAAGTTGTCCCCCTCGATGAAGCATCCATGTGTCATCTTAAAGAAATCATTGATCAGTTTGCTAGTGAGGCTCTGAGGACACTTTGTCTTGCCTACATAGAACTTGCAAGCGGGTTCTCCCCGAATGATGCTATTCCAGCATCTGGTTATACTTGTATAGGAATTGTGGGAATCAAAGATCCTGTACGTCCCGGAGTTCGGGAATCCGTTGCACTTTGTCGTTCAGCTGGCGTGACTGTTCGGATGGTTACAGGAGACAACATCAACACTGCTAAAGCTATTGCGAGAGAGTGTGGGATACTGACTGAAGATGGAATTGCCATTGAAGGTCCTGTTTTTCGTGAAAAAAGTATGGAGGAATTGCTTGAATTGATTCCCAAGATTCAG GTTATGGCTCGGTCTTCGCCACTAGACAAGCACACATTGGTCAAGCACTTGAGAACAACATTTAATGAGGTCGTGGCAGTGACTGGTGATGGGACAAATGATGCTcctgcactacatgaagcagaTATCGGACTTGCAATGGGAATTGCAGGAActgag GTAGCAAAAGAGAGTGCAGATGTCATAATTTTGGATGATAATTTCTCCACAATTGTGACTGTAGCCAAATGGGGACGCTCAGTTTATGTTAACATACAGAAGTTCGTGCAGTTCCAACTGACTGTTAATGTTGTTGCATTGGTCGTAAACTTCTCCTCTGCCTGCTTGACTG GAACTGCTCCTCTGACCGCTGTTCAACTTCTGTGGGTAAATATGATTATGGACACATTAGGTGCACTCGCACTGGCAACCGAGCCTCCCAGTGATGAACTGATGAAAAGGTCTCCTGTTGGAAGGAAGGGAAACTTCATTAGCGCTGTTATGTGGAGGAACATCCTTGGACAATCTTTGTATCAGTTTTTGGTCATATGGTTTCTTCAAGCTTGTGGAAAGACAATATTCATGCTTCATAGTTGCCCTGATTCTGATTTGATACTCAACACGATTATTTTCAACTCATTTGTTTTCTGTCAG CTTTTCAATGAGGTGAACTCCAGAGAAATGGAGAAAATCAATGTGCTAGACGGAATTCTGGATAACTATGTTTTTGTATCAGTTCTTGGATCTACAGTGCTATTCCAATTCATAATCATTGAATACCTTGGCACGTTTGCGAACACAACTCCGCTTACTTTCATGCAATGGTTTTTCTGCATATTCTTTGGATTCCTGGGCATGCCGATTGCTGTAGTCTTGAAGAGAATTCCATTAGAAGGCTAA
- the LOC142522407 gene encoding mitochondrial outer membrane protein porin 2-like: MSKGPGIFSDIGKKAKDLLTKDYLSDHKFSVSTCTESGVALTTSTVNKGGSSSGDVAAQYNYKNIFADIRVDTESNIAATLTFSDIVPSSRTIATLNYPNYESGKLEIQYFHPHASLTAVVGMNQTPPIDVSLNLGTPMVALGAEAGYDTASGKLIKYTAGISLTKLDSCASILLSDKGDTIKASYVHYIDQLKKSAAVGEISRKFSTNENTIAVGGSYAIDSLTLMKMKFNNQGIVGTVLQHEFIRKSLVTVSSEFDTKSLDKTPRFGLSLALKP, translated from the exons ATGAGCAAGGGACCGGGAATATTCTCAGACATTGGAAAGAAAGCCAAAG atctGCTGACGAAGGACTACCTTTCTGATCACAAATTCTCTGTATCCACCTGCACTGAATCCGGAGTG GCCCTGACTACATCAACTGTGAATAAAGGAGGCTCCTCCTCTGGCGATGTGGCAGCACAATACAATTACAAAAATATCTTTGCTGATATCAGAGTGGACACGGAATCAAAT ATTGCAGCAACTCTGACTTTTTCTGATATCGTCCCCTCATCAAGGACCATCGCCACCCTAAACTATCCCAATTATGAATCCGGAAAG CTGGAAATTCAGTACTTCCACCCTCATGCATCCCTCACTGCAGTTGTTGGTATGAATCAGACCCCTCCAATTGATGTTTCATTGAATCTTGGTACTCCCATGGTTGCTTTGGGCGCTGAGGCTGGTTATGACACCGCTTCTggtaaattaataaaatacacaGCTGGCATCTCTCTGACAAAACTCGATTCTTGTGCTTCAATACTTCT GAGCGACAAAGGAGACACCATAAAGGCATCATACGTACACTATATCGATCAATTGAAGAAGAGTGCTGCTGTGGGAGAGATTTCCAGAAAATTCTCAACGAATGAGAATACAATTGCTGTTGGAGGATCCTACGCCATTGACAGCCTGACTCTTATGAAAATGAAATTCAACAATCAAGGCATAGTGGGGACCGTTTTGCAGCACGAGTTCATTCGAAAATCATTGGTGACTGTGTCCAGTGAATTTGACACCAAGTCTTTGGATAAAACTCCAAGATTTGGTTTATCACTGGCTCTGAAGCCTTGA
- the LOC142522408 gene encoding large ribosomal subunit protein uL24z-like codes for MKFNPRVSSSRRKSRKAHFSAPSSVRRVIMSAPLSGDLRTKHSVRSMPVRKDDEVQVVRGTYKGREGKVVQVYRKKWVIHVERITREKVNGSTVNVGIHPSKVVITKLRIDKDRKSLLDRKAKGRTAADKDKGTKFTAEDIMQTID; via the coding sequence ATGAAATTCAATCCCCGAGTGTCCTCATCGCGGCGCAAGAGCCGAAAGGCTCACTTCTCGGCGCCGTCCAGCGTTCGCCGTGTTATCATGAGCGCACCGCTCTCTGGTGACCTCAGAACCAAGCACAGCGTCCGGTCCATGCCCGTCCGAAAGGATGACGAAGTTCAGGTTGTACGTGGAACCTACAAGGGTCGCGAGGGAAAAGTAGTCCAGGTCTACCGTAAGAAATGGGTCATCCACGTGGAGCGGATCACCCGCGAGAAGGTAAACGGATCCACCGTCAACGTCGGCATTCACCCGTCGAAGGTTGTTATTACCAAGCTCCGCATAGATAAAGACCGTAAGTCGCTCTTAGATCGCAAGGCGAAGGGACGCACCGCCGCAGATAAGGATAAGGGCACTAAGTTCACGGCTGAGGATATTATGCAAACCATCGATTGA